A single region of the Phaenicophaeus curvirostris isolate KB17595 unplaced genomic scaffold, BPBGC_Pcur_1.0 scaffold_219, whole genome shotgun sequence genome encodes:
- the LOC138734785 gene encoding otogelin-like protein isoform X2 — protein MTVSSSQVASQIPISTYSSPSVIRRVSTPVSSPITSLKPKAMADTTVASQSLYKVPSAASPLLVNPTISDRSIASKDSRENKFITHTDSFSASSISKKPQKSIMSTVFPFRTLILPLNTTLITPEIAEYSSSSHTELKTDPVARSSGTFLPKDPSLTRSSPFFTILLSASVPPYTSHTTSSSLIPTVSRTSSLTRSLTATKTSISSLDTQGTSKSPVIDFTTSSVYSFTFTSNLSLSTNLSAALKTSISMPPLLTPTIAEATLDSQSSRVPMSSPPPKTTRISTVSLGKQSSSEEDGTISAISAGLITQSTTPMIMNTRVNATSLKAPYIFAKIPPSSSGSSLIASATTVASRMATETTDSSVADLEFFMASSSLPNTTETPMHVSLKSLFTSAVTQALQSTNETPKIIIMKTSGTTSPLSQTKITPFTASEVKYATLFERTAHISEGSQPSREQRNITKPKSTTTEKSSLPYLTVSAVQSSPFSRTTTSVKNLSLSGVLHVTTSDWPKIPMQKPIQPYFNLTEPTELQTRTLTNLSHSSGVTALPSSSEPVEAQTSLVNTETMTVLAGKAFFDTMIHTPMSTASECVPRYLEPLDKCSQFVCVNTGWMLYSLSRNCPKDVQKPDCGFRGMPVQVNTDSCCPECECPCQCSVLSELSVITFDGNNVALCNMASYILVKLPGETIIAHIEKCPANQSANSIRKPVPPASTSGLCFKKLNVTTHTHKFLIDRLARKVIVDSVIQSLPLSKEGLSIHDTGAMYVINTAAGISIKWAHVTGIIDIQYGPHPNASMKTEGLCGVCNGDPTDDLKMQNRTIIKNLEEIEVFIRSWEIEKSLDVTTRRPVRSCTEDNCSYCMELLNRSTFIPCHKKVSPQEFCEKMWINSTYFWNYECDALSAYVALCNKHNICIKWRTPDYCSLSCPEGKEYQPCVQPCEAKTCLNKWFYEDSPCSYLREDCVCKNGTILHRTASDLCIPEEKCTCTDNKGQPRSAGEIWNGSMRGCCMYNCSENGSIVAVEPECDEDAPLTCERQGEVIVQVIEERACCPKKVCECNMSLCDTNIPTCKANEKLVVGYHALSCCPQYRCECDPSVCFNATQPDCREDQFIVETKQEDPCCFSYLCVCESCIEPVPLCNEGEILTVDLSTMQYCCPRYYCVCDENLCSEPPMNCTDDMKLVKEKIPGQCCPEWHCECSCENTTFPTCKLGEVKKIDSSVSSACGCTHYVCEKDEVCIFEEVTVLNPGQSVIQYLDGDLCYAVQCLQEKDENTGYNAMYFTIVNCSQQCEAHQIYIPPSSHHTCCGTCQNVSCSFHTENGTLIVYEEGSSWSSNCTTYKCAKTPAGAIIVGSSVSCPPFNDTECTKNGGVVQTYNDGCCKTCSGLGLLPFAISPVVPTNSINCEPGKKEERICQKMTIRTTIRKNDCISQSPINVASCDGKCPSATIFNVNIDSHLRFCKCCRENGTRNLTVPLRCSGNGTEITYVIQEPIDCSCQWN, from the exons ATGACTGTCTCTTCATCTCAAGTTGCTTCCCAAATTCCTATAAGCACTTATTCGAGTCCTTCTGTAATACGCAGAGTATCTACACCAGTGAGTTCACCGATTACCTCACTGAAGCCCAAAGCTATGGCAGATACTACTGTTGCCTCCCAAAGTCTCTATAAAGtaccttctgctgcttctcctcttctAGTCAACCCAACAATCTCAGATAGGTCTATAGCAAGTAAAGactcaagagaaaataaattcataacaCACACTGATTCCTTTTCAGCTTCATCCATTTctaaaaagccacagaaatccATTATGTCTACGGTCTTCCCTTTTAGGACATTGATATTACCTCTAAACACTACATTAATTACTCCAGAAATTGCAGAGTACTCAAGCAGTTCACATACAGAATTGAAAACTGACCCTGTGGCACGAAGTTCAGGCACTTTCCTTCCCAAAGATCCTTCTCTTACAAGGTCATCACCTTTTTTTACAATCTTGTTATCAGCATCAGTACCACCTTATACATCTCATACTACAAGTTCTTCATTGATTCCCACAGTCAGTAGGACATCATCATTAACACGAAGTTTAACTGCCACCAAAACATCCATTTCATCTCTAGATACACAAGGAACCTCAAAAAGTCCAGTTATAGACTTCACAACTTCTTCTGTATATTCTTTTACCTTCACTTCAAACTTAAGCCTTTCTACCAACCTTTCAGCAGCACTAAAAACATCCATTTCAATGCCCCCTTTACTAACACCTACAATTGCTGAAGCCACTTTAGACAGCCAGTCCAGTAGGGTCCCTATGTCTTCACCACCTCCTAAGACCACTCGTATCTCTACTGTTTCTCTAGGAAAACAGAGTTCTTCAGAAGAAGATGGAACGATATCAGCCATATCAGCTGGACTCATCACTCAATCTACTACACCAATGATCATGAACACAAGAGTGAATGCTACATCCTTAAAAGCACCttatatttttgcaaaaatacCACCCAGCTCTTCAGGAAGTTCATTAATTGCTTCTGCCACTACTGTAGCCTCTAGGATGGCTACAGAAACCACTGATTCTTCTGTTGCTGACCTGGAGTTTTTTATGGCTTCATCTTCACTTCCTAACACCACAGAAACACCCATGCATGTGTCACTCAAATCTTTATTTACATCTGCAGTGACTCAGGCTTTACAGAGCACTAACGAAACTCCAAAAATTATAATCATGAAAACAAGTGGTACTACGAGTCCATTATCCCAGACAAAGATTACCCCATTTACAGCTTCAGAAGTTAAATATGCAACCTTATTTGAAAGGACTGCGCATATTTCAGAAGGCAGTCAGCCTTCGCGTGAACAAAGAAACATTACCAAGCCAAAGTCAACCACAACTGAGAAATCTTCCCTCCCGTATTTGACAGTATCTGCAGTTCAGAGTTCACCTTTTTCAAGAACTACCACCTCAGTTAAAAATCTCTCTCTGTCTGGTGTCCTGCATGTAACAACATCAGATTGGCCCAAAATCCCAATGCAGAAACCAATTCAACCTTATTTCAATTTAACAGAACCCACAGAGCTGCAGACCAGAACGCTAACGAATTTATCTCATTCTAGCGGTGTTACGGCTCTGCCTTCCTCTTCAGAGCCTGTGGAAGCACAAACTTCTCTAGTAAACACAGAAACAATGACAGTTTTGGCTGGCAAGGCTTTCTTTGATACAATGATTCATACACCGATGTCTACAGCTTCTGAATGTGTG CCAAGATACCTTGAACCTCTTGATAAATGTAGCCAGTTCGTATGTGTTAATACGGGTTGGATGTTATACAGCCTTTCAAGGAACTGCCCTAAGGACGTGCAGAAGCCAGACTGTGGTTTTCGAGGAATGCCAGTTCAAGTGAATACTGACAGTTGTTGCCCAGAATGCGAATGTCCCT GTCAATGCTCTGTACTGTCTGAACTGAGTGTTATTACATTCGATGGAAACAACGTAGCCCTCTGTAATATGGCTTCCTACATTTTAGTCAAGTTACCAGGAGAAACCATCATTGCTCATATTGAAAAATGTCCTGCTAATCAG AGTGCAAATTCAATAAGAAAACCA GTTCCCCCTGCAAGCACTTCAGGGCTctgttttaagaaattaaatgtaacaacacacacacataaatttCTTATTGATCGTTTAGCAAGAAAAGTAA TAGTGGATTCTGTAATTCAGTCATTACCTCTTTCAAAAGAAGGACTGAGTATTCATGATACGGGTGCAATGTATGTCATTAATACTGCAGCTGGTATTAGCATCAAGTGGGCTCATGTTACAGGCATCATAGATATACAGTATGGACCACACCCTAACGCATCGATGAAGACAGAAGGACTCTGTG GGGTGTGTAACGGAGACCCTACTGATGACCTCAAAATGCAAAACAGGACCATAATTAAAAATTTGGAGGAAATCGAAGTGTTCATTAGGAGCTGGGAAATCGAGAAATCACTTGATGTAACGACTAGGAGACCAGTAAGAAGCTGTACTGAAGATAACTGCTCATACtgtatggaactgttgaacAGAAGCACTTTCATCCCTTGTCACAAGAAA GTTTCACCACAGGAGTTTTGTGAGAAGATGTGGATCAACAGTACATATTTCTGGAATTATGAGTGTGATGCACTTTCTGCATATGTGGCTTTATGCAACAAGCACAACATCTGCATTAAATGGAGGACACCTGATTACTGTT CATTGAGTTGTCCTGAGGGCAAGGAATATCAGCCTTGTGTGCAACCCTGTGAAGCCAAGACATGCTTGAATAAATGGTTCTATGAAGATTCTCCCTGTTCTTATTTAAGGGAAGACTGTGTTTGTAAAAATGGCACTATTCTGCATAGAACAGCCTCTGATCTCTGTAtaccagaagaaaaatgca cGTGTACAGATAACAAAGGACAACCCCGCTCTGCTGGGGAGATCTGGAATGGATCCATGAGAGGCTGTTGCATGTACAACTGTTCAGAAAATGGAAGCATTGTTGCTGTAGAACCTGAATGCGATGAGGATGCACCACTAACCTGTGAAAGACAAGGGGAAGTTATTGTCCAGGTCATTGAAGAGAGAGCTTGCTGTCCAAAGAAAGTTTGTG AATGTAACATGTCATTGTGTGACACTAATATTCCAACATGCAAAGCCAATGAAAAATTAGTGGTAGGATACCACGCCCTGTCCTGCTGTCCACAGTACCGATGTG AATGTGACCCTTCAGTTTGTTTCAATGCTACCCAGCCGGACTGCAGAGAAGATCAATTTATTGTtgaaacaaaacaggaagaTCCCTGTTGTTTCTCTTATCTCTGTG tttgtGAATCCTGTATTGAGCCTGTTCCCTTGTGTAATGAAGGGGAAATTCTCACCGTAGACCTTAGTACCATGCAATACTGTTGTCCTCGTTACTACTGCG TTTGTGATGAAAATCTTTGTTCTGAGCCTCCTATGAACTGCACAGATGACATGAAActtgtgaaggaaaaaatacccGGGCAGTGTTGTCCAGAATGGCACTGTG AATGCAGCTGTGAAAACACTACTTTTCCGACCTGTAAATTG ggggaagttaaaaaaatagacaGTAGTGTTTCCAGTGCTTGTGGATGTACTCATTACGTTTGTG AGAAGGATGAAGTGTGCATCTTCGAAGAGGTCACAGTACTGAATCCTGGACAGTCAGTAATTCAGTACTTGGATGGAGACCTTTGTTACGCTGTACAGTGTTTACAAGAAAAAGATGAGAACACAGGATATAATGCCATGTATTTTACAATAGTGAACTGTTCGCAACAATGTGAAGCT catCAAATATATATCCCTCCCTCCAGTCACCATACTTGTTGTGGTACCTGTCAAAACGTGTCCTGCTCTTTTCATACTGAGAATGGAACACTAATTGTGTATGAG GAAGGAAGCAGCTGGAGCTCCAACTGCACTACCTACAAGTGCGCAAAGACACCCGCAGGGGCTATCATAGTGGGATCAAGTGTTTCCTGCCCCCCTTTTAATGACACTGAGTGTACAAAG aatGGAGGCGTTGTGCAGACGTATAATGAT
- the LOC138734788 gene encoding centrosomal protein of 85 kDa-like: protein MQRLTKHLRRAWERLSCRSASAAVDVADEPDEPNEPNERNEPQEKSRDGLHSVAISGHLAKAHKHQWWKRLRIKRQSAKKSVTDHQKDDAEDDKTEGCSAWGTKGQEKMEAAAAFPKDEPISMKEDDFPILDIENEENDEDVLKDSEKESVPSDDELDNGIVPEDGRDGACSRSILERHGNGEEDSKPMSAICEAFGQTYATLGQFAAAEKKELQLNELIKLISNKSSEEKKKMEEKLKSRDQYINSLKKQCLKMSEQSKEKQRQIETLMKYLTDLRTLYDIQGQTKQLQILEEKNKQLQETTTELETKLLEVRSQCRERELQLVCQKEKEKELVTVVRGLQQRVEKCLEDGARLPLLDKNQLLSENECLKEKNEKASKVIENQQNQIAALILDMQSMQENLLQENQVVEQMIKGLEEKDRKIEQLKNIFSENQRLMEENATLKEQMRQVEDSRQPVSEKMHIADQLFKEMSHCIFELKALCSILTQKAQGEEPNLSLPPEIQSLSCSADENENYCSAESLPKKLLDVSQLRKDIDELRTMMSDRCAQDIADNCTTQ, encoded by the exons ATGCAGCGCCTCACCAAGCACCTGAGGCGGGCATGGGAGCGACTGTCATGCCGCAGCGCTTCTGCGGCTGTTGATGTGGCTGATGAGCCCGATGAGCCCAATGAGCCCAACGAGCGCAACGAGCCCCAGGAGAAGAGCCGGGACGGACTGCACAGCGTAGCCATCAGTGGTCACCTGGCCAAGGCGCATAAGCACCAGTGGTGGAAGAGGCTTCGCATCAAGAGACAGTCTGCAAAGAAATC TGTTACTGACCATCAGAAGGATGATGCAGAAGATGACAAGACAGAAGGATGTTCTGCGTGGGGCACAAAAggccaggaaaaaatggaggcggctgcagcctttcccaaggATGAACCTATATCGATGAAAGAAG atgaTTTTCCCATATtagacattgaaaatgaagaaaatgatgaGGACGTCTTGAAGGACTCtgag aaggaaTCTGTGCCTTCCGACGATGAGCTGGACAATGGCATTGTTCCAGAAGATGGCAGAGACGGAGCATGTTCGCGATCTATTTTGGAGCGGCATGGTAATGGTGAAGAAGATAGCAAACCTATGTCAGCCATCTGTGAAGCATTTGGACAGACATATGCAACTCTGGGacagtttgcagcagctgaaaagaaggaattaCAACTCAATGAACTTATAAAACTGATTTCAAACAAATctagtgaagagaaaaagaagatggaggagaaactTAAAAGTAGAGACCAATATATTAATAGCCTGAAAAAGCAATGCCTGAAGATGTctgagcaaagcaaagaaaaacaaagacaaattgaaaCCTTAATGAAATATCTGACTGATCTACGAACGCTGTATGATATACAAGGGCAGACTAAACAGCTACAAATTTTAGAAGAGAAGAACAAGCAGCTTCAAGAAACTACGACTGAGTTAGAAACGAAGCTCCTAGAGGTCCGGTCacagtgcagagagagagaattgcaACTCGTgtgtcagaaggaaaaagaaaaagagctggtcaCAGTGGTACGGGGTTTACAACAGAGAGTGGAAAAATGCCTGGAAGATGGTGCTCGCCTTCCCCTGTTGGACAAAAACCAGCTTCTGAGTGAGAATGAATGtctcaaagagaagaatgagaaagcCAGTAAGGTCATAGAGAATCAGCAAAATCAGATAGCTGCACTGATTTTAGACATGCAGTCTATGCAAGAGAACCTTTTGCAAGAAAATCAGGTAGTGGAGCAGATGATAAAaggactggaagaaaaagacaggaaaatagagcagttaaaaaacattttctcgGAAAATCAAAGACTGATGGAAGAGAATGCCACTCTGAAAGAGCAGATGCGGCAGGTGGAAGATTCCAGGCAGCCAGTATCGGAGAAGATGCATATAGCAGACCAGTTGTTCAAGGAAATGTCCCATTGCATATTTGAGTTGAAAGCACTGTGCAGTATTCTGACTCAGAAAGCCCAGGGTGAGGAGCCAAATCTTTCCTTACCGCCGGAAATACAATCACTGAGCTGTTCAGCTGATGAGAATGAAAATTACTGCAGCGCAGAAAGCCTTCCAAAGAAGCTCTTGGACGTTTCTCAGTTACGAAAGGACATTGATGAATTAAGGACTATGATGTCAGACCGTTGTGCTCAGGACATCGCGGACAATTGTACCACTCAATaa